The following are encoded in a window of Deltaproteobacteria bacterium genomic DNA:
- a CDS encoding fumarate hydratase translates to MPATKQLHESLVEIIHKTATELPEDVSRTIEEKTPQEASRTKGAYAMETIKANMELARSQKLPVCRDCVSLFFAVDCPRKFDEEGFGKEIRKAVVKATRAGYLPQSSMDTLTGGMAHNNLGPGMPTMVFHQSHRKDISVRLIMKGSACENMGAQYLLPDTKLGTSADLEGAKKCILDALTRAQSAGCGPGVIGVGIGGDRLSSYLCAREQFLRKLTDINPVTPLARLEQDIVNSSNQLGIGPLGFGGKTALLGCKIGALNRLPHSYFVSISYMCWTCRRHGAVLDGRGKIKKWLY, encoded by the coding sequence ATGCCCGCAACCAAACAGTTGCACGAATCGTTAGTCGAGATCATCCATAAAACGGCTACCGAACTCCCAGAGGATGTGTCGCGCACAATCGAAGAAAAGACCCCGCAGGAGGCCTCCCGCACCAAAGGGGCCTACGCCATGGAGACGATCAAGGCCAATATGGAGCTGGCGCGAAGCCAAAAGCTTCCGGTCTGCCGCGACTGCGTGTCCCTCTTTTTTGCCGTCGATTGTCCCCGAAAATTCGATGAAGAAGGCTTCGGGAAAGAAATCCGCAAAGCGGTGGTCAAGGCCACTCGCGCCGGGTACCTCCCGCAAAGTTCCATGGACACCCTAACCGGCGGGATGGCGCACAACAATTTGGGCCCCGGAATGCCCACCATGGTCTTTCATCAGAGCCACCGGAAAGACATTTCGGTGCGGCTGATCATGAAGGGGTCGGCCTGCGAAAATATGGGGGCGCAATACCTCCTCCCGGATACCAAATTGGGGACCTCCGCCGACCTGGAGGGGGCCAAAAAGTGCATCCTTGACGCCCTGACCCGCGCCCAGTCGGCCGGTTGCGGCCCCGGGGTGATCGGCGTGGGAATCGGCGGGGACCGGTTGAGCAGTTATCTTTGCGCGCGCGAGCAATTTTTAAGAAAATTGACCGACATCAACCCGGTGACGCCATTGGCCCGTCTGGAACAGGATATCGTCAATTCCTCAAACCAGCTGGGCATCGGCCCGTTGGGGTTCGGCGGAAAGACCGCCCTCCTCGGTTGCAAAATCGGCGCCTTAAACCGCCTCCCCCATTCGTATTTCGTCAGCATCTCCTACATGTGCTGGACCTGCAGGCGCCACGGCGCCGTTTTGGACGGGCGCGGAAAAATCAAGAAGTGGCTTTATTAG
- a CDS encoding EscU/YscU/HrcU family type III secretion system export apparatus switch protein yields the protein MPEGSSQEKTEDATPRRLREARKKGQVPKSRDVNMIFVMIFVFIVLAFSFGFMGGEFKKFFQLCFDSVAKPEIDGATLWDLGKAGLLTFAKALGPLFVAGVFVAFLVGLIQVGPVFSGEPLKFKPERLNPVEGLKNMFKVVTFIELIKNIAKIAVVFYLAYSTIYKRLEEILLSSRIDVLLSAQLTGGIIFEFIVKVCIAFVILAIIDYAVQRWNFMKNMRMTKEEVKREYKQDEGDPAIKGERRRLHREMAFGDLRKAVKKADVVVTNPVHVAAVVEYNKEEMGAPTLTAKGQRAFAQMIVDMANEEGVSIVRNIPLAWSLVHLEIGDEVPEALYEAVAEVLTMVYEMKGPGAPAREPGVTSKAPGAPTGGSKPSVYA from the coding sequence ATGCCTGAAGGTTCATCCCAGGAAAAAACAGAAGATGCGACGCCACGGCGACTGCGCGAGGCCCGCAAAAAGGGGCAGGTCCCCAAGAGCAGAGATGTCAACATGATCTTTGTGATGATCTTTGTTTTTATCGTCCTGGCCTTTTCCTTTGGCTTTATGGGGGGGGAGTTCAAGAAGTTTTTCCAGCTCTGCTTCGACTCGGTGGCCAAACCGGAAATCGACGGCGCCACCCTGTGGGACCTGGGGAAGGCGGGGCTTTTGACCTTTGCCAAGGCGCTTGGCCCCCTCTTTGTCGCCGGGGTTTTTGTGGCCTTTCTGGTCGGCCTTATTCAGGTGGGGCCGGTCTTCTCCGGCGAGCCGCTTAAATTCAAGCCGGAGAGGCTCAATCCCGTCGAGGGGCTTAAAAACATGTTCAAGGTGGTGACCTTTATCGAACTCATCAAAAACATCGCCAAGATCGCCGTCGTTTTCTACCTCGCCTATTCCACGATTTACAAGAGACTCGAAGAAATTCTCTTGAGTTCCCGCATCGATGTCCTCCTCTCGGCCCAGCTCACGGGGGGGATTATTTTTGAATTCATCGTCAAGGTCTGCATCGCCTTTGTCATTCTGGCGATTATCGACTACGCCGTCCAGCGGTGGAATTTCATGAAAAACATGCGGATGACCAAGGAGGAGGTCAAACGGGAATACAAACAGGACGAGGGAGACCCCGCCATCAAGGGGGAACGGCGTCGTCTGCATCGCGAGATGGCCTTTGGAGATCTCCGCAAGGCGGTGAAAAAGGCCGATGTCGTTGTGACCAATCCCGTCCACGTAGCGGCGGTGGTCGAATACAACAAGGAAGAGATGGGGGCCCCAACGCTTACCGCCAAGGGGCAGAGGGCCTTTGCCCAGATGATTGTCGATATGGCCAACGAAGAGGGAGTGTCGATTGTCCGAAATATCCCGCTGGCCTGGTCTCTGGTTCATCTGGAAATAGGCGACGAGGTCCCCGAGGCGCTCTACGAGGCGGTGGCCGAAGTCCTCACCATGGTCTACGAAATGAAGGGGCCAGGGGCCCCGGCCAGAGAACCGGGGGTGACCTCCAAGGCGCCTGGAGCTCCCACCGGAGGGTCAAAGCCTTCCGTATATGCCTGA
- a CDS encoding HAD family phosphatase, whose amino-acid sequence MKFRAIIFDFNGLIVDDEHIHCECFQKVLAEEEITLTEKDYWDIYLGFDDKGLIEAIFERNGKKPTPKKLKDLIRKKADLYLPILEKKLKFFPGVLDFIQKTRGKCLLAVVSGALRSEIDFALKKAEIADAFATIVSAEETKHGKPDPQGYLLALARLKQKNAEIRPENCLALEDSRAGIEAAHRARMKCAGLTHSYPREKLKEADWVVESFDELSQIILKGEFP is encoded by the coding sequence ATGAAATTTCGTGCAATCATTTTCGATTTTAATGGATTGATCGTCGACGATGAACATATTCATTGCGAATGTTTTCAAAAAGTCCTGGCCGAAGAAGAAATCACGCTGACGGAAAAAGACTATTGGGACATCTATCTGGGATTTGACGACAAGGGGTTGATTGAGGCGATTTTTGAACGCAATGGGAAAAAACCGACCCCAAAAAAACTCAAAGACTTGATCCGGAAAAAAGCGGATCTTTATCTGCCCATCCTTGAAAAGAAACTCAAATTTTTTCCGGGCGTTCTGGACTTCATCCAAAAAACCCGCGGGAAATGCCTCCTTGCCGTTGTCTCCGGCGCCCTTCGTTCGGAGATTGACTTTGCCCTGAAAAAGGCTGAAATTGCCGACGCCTTTGCAACCATTGTCAGCGCCGAGGAGACAAAGCACGGCAAGCCCGATCCTCAAGGATATCTCTTGGCCCTCGCGCGGCTCAAACAAAAAAACGCTGAAATCCGGCCGGAAAACTGTCTGGCGCTGGAGGATTCGCGGGCGGGGATCGAGGCCGCCCACCGGGCGCGGATGAAATGCGCGGGGCTGACCCACTCGTATCCGCGGGAGAAGTTGAAGGAAGCGGATTGGGTAGTGGAGAGTTTCGATGAGTTGTCTCAAATCATTTTGAAAGGAGAATTTCCATGA
- the hemB gene encoding porphobilinogen synthase codes for MPSPIQRTRRLRSSGILRELVRETDLSPRQLIAPLFIKEGIHEKIPVPSMPGVYQFPVNETIIEAQELWKRGIRSVILFGIPSKKDARATGAYDKNGVVQNTIRAIKTKIPEMAVIGDVCLCSSMDHGHCGVVNKKGEIENDPSLELLAKTALSQAEAGADMAAPSDMMDGRVKAIRQALDENGYAHLPIMSYAVKYASAFYGPFRFATESAPKFGDRKTYQMDIANAREALREAKIDEEEGADIILIKPALPSLDVIARVRGETKLPIAAYQVSGEYAMICAAAEKGWLDRRAIALETLTAIRRAGAQLIVTYFAREIAGEL; via the coding sequence GTGCCTTCACCCATCCAAAGAACCCGGCGGTTGCGAAGTAGCGGGATTTTGCGGGAACTGGTCCGCGAGACCGATTTGAGCCCCCGCCAGTTGATCGCCCCTTTGTTTATTAAGGAGGGAATTCACGAGAAGATCCCTGTCCCCTCGATGCCCGGGGTTTATCAATTCCCGGTCAACGAGACAATTATCGAGGCGCAGGAACTTTGGAAGCGGGGGATCAGATCGGTCATTCTCTTCGGCATTCCTTCAAAAAAAGATGCGCGGGCAACAGGCGCTTATGACAAAAACGGCGTGGTGCAGAACACAATCCGCGCCATAAAAACAAAAATCCCGGAGATGGCGGTGATCGGCGATGTCTGCCTGTGCTCATCCATGGATCATGGCCATTGCGGCGTCGTGAATAAAAAAGGGGAGATTGAAAACGATCCCTCCCTTGAGCTTTTGGCCAAAACCGCCCTCTCACAGGCCGAGGCCGGGGCCGACATGGCGGCTCCGTCGGACATGATGGATGGGCGTGTAAAGGCGATCCGCCAAGCGCTGGATGAAAACGGTTACGCTCATCTGCCGATCATGAGCTACGCCGTTAAATATGCCTCGGCCTTTTACGGCCCCTTTCGCTTTGCTACCGAATCGGCGCCGAAATTCGGCGACCGGAAAACCTATCAGATGGATATCGCCAATGCCCGCGAGGCCCTCCGGGAGGCGAAAATCGACGAGGAGGAGGGGGCGGATATCATCCTGATCAAGCCGGCCCTTCCCTCGCTGGACGTGATCGCCCGCGTCCGGGGTGAGACAAAACTCCCGATCGCCGCCTATCAGGTGAGCGGCGAGTATGCGATGATTTGCGCGGCGGCGGAAAAAGGGTGGCTTGATCGACGGGCGATTGCCCTGGAGACGCTGACGGCAATACGAAGAGCCGGCGCGCAGTTGATTGTGACCTATTTTGCGAGGGAAATTGCCGGAGAATTGTAG
- the metF gene encoding methylenetetrahydrofolate reductase [NAD(P)H], with product MNFRDFYQPGKIDFSFETFPPKDEAGVTGLFEALKELAPFRPAFISVTYGAGGSTRDLTRDLAVRIHRELHLTTAFHFTCVGADRLAIRSYVEHLKKEGLNLIVALRGDPPKGETKFVKPADGFLYATELVRYLKEIDGFSIAVAGYPEGHVEAKSKKEDLIHLKEKVDSGADIVITQLFFDNADYFDFAARAKKIGITVPIIPGILPVLNLKQLTRITSMSGAKIPDDLRLELEACGEDNDKMREVGIRWATRQCRDLVDKGAPGIHFYILNRAYSTRRIIENLQK from the coding sequence ATGAATTTCAGGGATTTTTATCAGCCCGGAAAAATAGACTTTTCCTTCGAAACCTTTCCTCCCAAAGACGAGGCGGGGGTGACCGGTTTGTTTGAAGCTTTAAAGGAACTGGCCCCGTTCAGACCGGCCTTTATTTCCGTCACCTACGGGGCCGGCGGATCGACGCGCGATCTGACGCGCGATCTCGCCGTTCGGATTCACCGGGAGCTCCATCTCACGACGGCGTTTCATTTTACCTGTGTCGGGGCCGACCGGCTGGCCATCCGTTCTTATGTAGAACATCTTAAAAAAGAGGGGTTGAATCTCATTGTCGCCCTTCGCGGCGACCCGCCCAAGGGGGAGACAAAGTTTGTCAAACCGGCGGATGGTTTTTTGTATGCCACGGAACTGGTCAGGTATTTGAAGGAGATCGACGGTTTCAGCATTGCGGTGGCCGGCTATCCGGAAGGACACGTCGAAGCCAAAAGCAAAAAAGAGGATTTGATTCATTTGAAGGAAAAGGTTGACTCCGGCGCCGACATCGTGATCACCCAGCTTTTTTTCGATAACGCCGATTACTTTGATTTTGCGGCCCGGGCCAAAAAGATCGGAATCACGGTCCCGATTATCCCCGGTATTCTTCCTGTTTTGAATTTAAAGCAACTGACGCGAATCACCTCGATGTCCGGGGCGAAAATTCCCGATGATTTGCGATTGGAGCTGGAGGCTTGCGGCGAAGACAACGACAAGATGCGGGAGGTGGGTATCCGGTGGGCCACGCGTCAGTGCCGCGATCTTGTCGACAAAGGCGCGCCGGGGATTCACTTTTATATTCTGAACCGCGCCTACAGTACCCGACGAATTATCGAAAATCTGCAAAAATAG
- a CDS encoding PIN domain-containing protein, with translation MKAFFDTNIYFDFLKGRFPKLLYDSYFKKYIIRICPVVYQELIRCIRSGEVKKRVERMTRMVAFLPAPTVEMWKTAGEIAGQVAGSHDERTLESIQNDLLIALTARENGALLITQDKFFRAIQKHVPFQLILHVSEKKQI, from the coding sequence ATGAAAGCCTTCTTTGACACGAACATCTATTTCGATTTTCTCAAAGGCCGCTTTCCCAAACTTCTTTACGATTCCTATTTCAAAAAATACATTATCCGGATTTGCCCTGTTGTTTACCAGGAGCTGATCCGTTGCATCCGCTCCGGCGAGGTGAAAAAGCGGGTTGAAAGGATGACCCGCATGGTCGCCTTTCTTCCGGCCCCGACAGTGGAAATGTGGAAAACAGCGGGAGAAATAGCCGGACAGGTTGCCGGAAGCCATGACGAGCGGACCCTTGAGAGCATTCAAAACGATCTGCTGATTGCCCTCACGGCCCGCGAAAACGGCGCCCTGTTGATTACGCAGGATAAGTTCTTTCGCGCCATTCAAAAACATGTTCCCTTCCAGTTGATCCTTCATGTCAGCGAGAAAAAGCAAATTTAA